From the genome of Notolabrus celidotus isolate fNotCel1 chromosome 5, fNotCel1.pri, whole genome shotgun sequence, one region includes:
- the LOC117813286 gene encoding uncharacterized protein LOC117813286 isoform X2 produces MSQVPGQDPAFMEAISKHMRVPERLSVGVGQQWRRDEEEEETSRRQERFPSAISMQVPDRLTYTEAPDMSPSPLFTPNKLTLCGPLSLDPCWENPQGEVFLREALQSPIRRSYSDQSFGRTPPGTPTHLKPALTLPRQPSSLRSSGRALLQRSSTQSSDSQAPSLSSSHSSDSQALPPSSGPPSFLSSQSFLQTARDLGLQASQRLLQAVSQKYRMMESWNSEEDGGAAVEFIILRRQVMKMSRRLAALERHSAERRNAELVLFLCCCPPACSMCGCGYADNTHTHTRTHTHTKMQCSFSSTSGEYITDYMFTCQSHYEALSHLIHLHTDVILPHAVAVVTY; encoded by the exons ATGTCTCAGGTCCCAGGTCAGGACCCGGCCTTTATGGAAGCCATCAGCAAACACATGAGGGTCCCTGAGCGGCTGAGTGTGGGGGTGGGGCAGCAGTggaggagggatgaggaggaggaggagaccagCAGGAGGCAGGAGAGGTTTCCTTCTGCTATCAGCATGCAGGTCCCTGATAGGCTGACATACACAG AAGCCCCTGATATGAGCCCCTCTCCTCTGTTCACCCCCAACAAACTGACCCTCTGTGGACCCCTGAGTCTGGATCCCTGTTGGGAGAATCCACAGGGAGAGGTCTTCCTCAGAGAAGCCCTGCAG agTCCCATTCGAAGATCTTACAGTGATCAAAGTTTTGGAAGGACACCCCCCGGGACACCAACGCATCTCAAACCCGCTCTGACCCTCCCCAGACAACCATCCAGTCT CCGTAGTTCGGGCCGTGCCCTCCTCCAGAGATCTTCCACCCAAAGCAGCGACTCTCAGGCCCCATCCCTCTCCTCCAGCCACAGCAGCGACTCTCAGGCCTTGCCCCCCTCATCCGGCCCTCCCAGCTTCTTGTCTTCTCAATCCTTTTTGCAGACGGCCAGGGATCTGGGCCTGCAGGCCTCACAGCGCCTCCTGCAGGCAGTCAGCCAAAAATACAG GATGATGGAGAGCTGGAACTctgaggaggatggaggtgCTGCAGTCGAGTTCATTATCCTCAGGAGACAG gtgatgaagatgagtcGTCGTCTTGCAGCTTTGGAGCGTCACAGCGCTGAACGGAGAAATGCTGAGCtggttttgtttctctgctgttgTCCGCCTGCATGCTCAATGTGTGGCTGTGGATACgcagataacacacacacacacacacggacacacacacacaccaaaatgcAATGCAGCTTCTCTTCTACTTCAGGTGAATATATAACTGACTACATGTTTACCTGTCAGTCACATTATGAGGCTCTGTCACACCTGATACACCTGCATACTGATGTCATTCTGCCTCATGCAGTTGCCGTGGTAACATATTAA
- the LOC117813286 gene encoding uncharacterized protein LOC117813286 isoform X1: MSQVPGQDPAFMEAISKHMRVPERLSVGVGQQWRRDEEEEETSRRQERFPSAISMQVPDRLTYTEAPDMSPSPLFTPNKLTLCGPLSLDPCWENPQGEVFLREALQSPIRRSYSDQSFGRTPPGTPTHLKPALTLPRQPSSLRSSGRALLQRSSTQSSDSQAPSLSSSHSSDSQALPPSSGPPSFLSSQSFLQTARDLGLQASQRLLQAVSQKYRFRNQEKPPAARLMGEGPAAAQVELSKRRMMESWNSEEDGGAAVEFIILRRQVMKMSRRLAALERHSAERRNAELVLFLCCCPPACSMCGCGYADNTHTHTRTHTHTKMQCSFSSTSGEYITDYMFTCQSHYEALSHLIHLHTDVILPHAVAVVTY, encoded by the exons ATGTCTCAGGTCCCAGGTCAGGACCCGGCCTTTATGGAAGCCATCAGCAAACACATGAGGGTCCCTGAGCGGCTGAGTGTGGGGGTGGGGCAGCAGTggaggagggatgaggaggaggaggagaccagCAGGAGGCAGGAGAGGTTTCCTTCTGCTATCAGCATGCAGGTCCCTGATAGGCTGACATACACAG AAGCCCCTGATATGAGCCCCTCTCCTCTGTTCACCCCCAACAAACTGACCCTCTGTGGACCCCTGAGTCTGGATCCCTGTTGGGAGAATCCACAGGGAGAGGTCTTCCTCAGAGAAGCCCTGCAG agTCCCATTCGAAGATCTTACAGTGATCAAAGTTTTGGAAGGACACCCCCCGGGACACCAACGCATCTCAAACCCGCTCTGACCCTCCCCAGACAACCATCCAGTCT CCGTAGTTCGGGCCGTGCCCTCCTCCAGAGATCTTCCACCCAAAGCAGCGACTCTCAGGCCCCATCCCTCTCCTCCAGCCACAGCAGCGACTCTCAGGCCTTGCCCCCCTCATCCGGCCCTCCCAGCTTCTTGTCTTCTCAATCCTTTTTGCAGACGGCCAGGGATCTGGGCCTGCAGGCCTCACAGCGCCTCCTGCAGGCAGTCAGCCAAAAATACAG ATTTAGAAATCAAGAGAAGCCCCCAGCAGCCAGGTTAATGGGCGAGGGTCCTGCTGCAGCACAGGTGGAGCTCAGCAAGAGAAG GATGATGGAGAGCTGGAACTctgaggaggatggaggtgCTGCAGTCGAGTTCATTATCCTCAGGAGACAG gtgatgaagatgagtcGTCGTCTTGCAGCTTTGGAGCGTCACAGCGCTGAACGGAGAAATGCTGAGCtggttttgtttctctgctgttgTCCGCCTGCATGCTCAATGTGTGGCTGTGGATACgcagataacacacacacacacacacggacacacacacacaccaaaatgcAATGCAGCTTCTCTTCTACTTCAGGTGAATATATAACTGACTACATGTTTACCTGTCAGTCACATTATGAGGCTCTGTCACACCTGATACACCTGCATACTGATGTCATTCTGCCTCATGCAGTTGCCGTGGTAACATATTAA